The DNA segment GCGCGCCCTCAGCCTTCGCACCGTCGTCTCCACCAGCGCCGGGCTGACCCTGGCGACCTCCACGTTCATCGCGGCGGTGCAAATGGCGCAGTTCGTCGCCGGGGACTCGGCTTGGATCGCCGTTCTGGTGGCGGGGATCCTTGCGCTGACGGCGGCCGCGTCGTTCGCGGAGATGAACGGCATGTACCCGTCCGCCGCGGCGATCCGCGTGTACCTGCACCGGGGTTTCGGCGAGCGGCTGTCGCTCGTCGTCAGCTTTCTCTACATCGCTGTCGTCGTGGCGGTGCTGGGCGCGGAAGCGTTCGTCCTTTCGAAGGCCATCGAGTTCGTCGTGCCGGGCGTGCCGGCCATCGTGTGGAACGTCCTGCTGCTCGTGCTCGTGACCGCCGTGAACCTGCGGGGCGTGGAGACGGCGGGCCTGTTCCAGGACATCGTCACGTACGGCGTCACCGGCTCCCTGATCGTGCTGTCGGTCCTCGCGCTGGCGCGGCCGGGCGTGGAGCTCGCGACGCCCTTCAACCCCGGCAGCTTCACCGGGCTTCTGAACGCCGCGGCGCTCGGCGTGTTCCTTTTCATCGGTTTCGAGTGGGTGACGCCGCTGTCCGAGGAAGTGACGAAGACGCGGCTCGTCCCGATCGGGATGGCGATCGCCATCGGGATGCTGTGCCTCGTCTACGCACTCGTCACGGTGGCGATGACGAGCACCGTCGGCAAGGCGGCGCTGGCCGGATCTCCGGTTCCTCAGATGCTGTTCGGCCGCAAGCTTTTGGGGCTGGGGGGAGCCGTCTGGATGCTCGCCGTGTCGCTCGGCGCCTCGGCGACGACGTTCAACGCGGGCTTCACGGCGGGGTCGCGGTTCCTTTACGCGGCTGCCCGGGAGGCCGTCCTGCCCAAGTGGTTCGGCCGTCTGAACACCCGCTTCGTCACGCCGCAGAACGCGATCATCGCGCTGTTTCTCTTCACGCTCGCCTCGACGGTCGCCGTGTATTGGACGCGGCAGTACGTGCTGCTCGTCGACCTCGGCGCGGCGATGGAGAGCATCGTGTACGTGCTCGTGGCCATCGCCGTGATCCGGCTGCGCAAGCTTGAGCCGGACACGCCGCGTCCCGTGAGGGCGCCGTGGGTGCCGTGGCTGCCCGGCTTCACCGCCGTGGCGTTCGCCGTGCTGGCGGCCGGCGCGCTGGCGGACGATCCGTGGGCCCCCGTGGTGCTGGCCGTGGGCGCGGCCGCCCTCGCCGGGTACGTGACGCGCGTGGTGCCCAAGCTACGGGCGCAGGCGCAGGCGGAGCGCGCGGCCCGCGCGGGACGCCGGCGGCGCCCGCGAGCGGGGGAGGGTGCAAGTGAGGAATCTTGAACCCGCATGGGATGCGGTCGACCGGTACATCGCCGATCGCCTGATTCCGCCTGACCCGGTGCTCGATGCGGTCCTGCAGGCCAACGCGGCGGCAGGGCTGCCGCGGATCGACGTCACCCCGAATCTGGGCAAGCTCTTGCACCTGTTGGCGCGGATTCAGGGAGCGCGCCGCATCCTTGAGATCGGCACGTTGGGCGGGTACAGCACCATCTGGCTCGCCCGGGCCCTTCCCGCCGGCGGGCGCCTCGTCACGCTGGAGTCCAACCCCAAGCACGCGGAAGTTGCGCGCGCCAACATCGAGCGCGCGGGTCTGGCGGACGTCGTCGAGGTGCGCCTTGGACCGGCACTCACGACGTTGCCCCAGCTCGCGGCCGAGAAGGCCGGCCCGTTCGACATGATCTTCATCGACGCCGACAAGCCGAACTACCCGGAATACCTCGCCTGGTCGCTCAAGCTCTCGCGTCCCGGCAGCCTGATCGTCGCCGACAACGTCGTCCGTGGAGGAGCCGTGCTCGACGACGCTGCGGCGGATCCCAACGTCCAGGGCGCGCGCCGCTTCCACGACATGCTGGCCGCGGAACCCCGCGTGAGCGCCACGGCGATCCAGACGGTGGGCGCCAAGGGGCACGACGGCTTTGCGATCGCGATCGTGACCGGCGAGGCGTAGACCTGTCGGAACGCTTCTAGGCCTCGTCCGGACGCTCGAGAGAAACCTTCAAACGCTCCAGTTCCGCCGAAAGCGACCCGATCTCCTCTCGTGCCAGCTTCATGAAGAATTCGAGTTCCTTCTGCCGGCTCGGGTCGGCGCGTTCCATCAGGTCGCGGCATTCCCGGTACACGTCCAGCGCGCGGTCGATCCGCGCGCGCAGTTCCTCCATGGCCTCCTGCGCCCGCTCGCGCGGCGAGAGCGTGGCGCTCGCCAGGTCGTCGTGGACGACCTTCTGGTACCATATGGCGCTCTCGATGCCGTCGAATTCCACCTGCACGGCGATGTCGTCGTCCGTCTCGGCGAGCGCGGAAATGAACGCGGCCGGCAGCGGGACCGGCACGTTGCGCACGACGGCCTGAAACGGTACGGACGGCCACACCTGTCGCCGCCCGAAGACGAGT comes from the Clostridia bacterium genome and includes:
- a CDS encoding O-methyltransferase, with amino-acid sequence MRNLEPAWDAVDRYIADRLIPPDPVLDAVLQANAAAGLPRIDVTPNLGKLLHLLARIQGARRILEIGTLGGYSTIWLARALPAGGRLVTLESNPKHAEVARANIERAGLADVVEVRLGPALTTLPQLAAEKAGPFDMIFIDADKPNYPEYLAWSLKLSRPGSLIVADNVVRGGAVLDDAAADPNVQGARRFHDMLAAEPRVSATAIQTVGAKGHDGFAIAIVTGEA
- a CDS encoding APC family permease, with the translated sequence MDLKRALSLRTVVSTSAGLTLATSTFIAAVQMAQFVAGDSAWIAVLVAGILALTAAASFAEMNGMYPSAAAIRVYLHRGFGERLSLVVSFLYIAVVVAVLGAEAFVLSKAIEFVVPGVPAIVWNVLLLVLVTAVNLRGVETAGLFQDIVTYGVTGSLIVLSVLALARPGVELATPFNPGSFTGLLNAAALGVFLFIGFEWVTPLSEEVTKTRLVPIGMAIAIGMLCLVYALVTVAMTSTVGKAALAGSPVPQMLFGRKLLGLGGAVWMLAVSLGASATTFNAGFTAGSRFLYAAAREAVLPKWFGRLNTRFVTPQNAIIALFLFTLASTVAVYWTRQYVLLVDLGAAMESIVYVLVAIAVIRLRKLEPDTPRPVRAPWVPWLPGFTAVAFAVLAAGALADDPWAPVVLAVGAAALAGYVTRVVPKLRAQAQAERAARAGRRRRPRAGEGASEES